Proteins encoded by one window of Lates calcarifer isolate ASB-BC8 linkage group LG5, TLL_Latcal_v3, whole genome shotgun sequence:
- the stn1 gene encoding CST complex subunit STN1 has translation MQAATMDPSEEPPSVLWGLDPVFSAFARLYVRDILQMTESTQVPGIYFYNSHPIYKVDALGTVVYKREREDFFCYGVDDGTGVINCLCWKSNLFREEEDDPGKSGGKHSDVSPGSFNPVTELKKLREAQQKNCRLEIGELLRVRGPVKTSRHQREIMASTYYKVDDPVMAVQIAWMMEIPQLYRQCYDKPPQLQHKAESDTSSLSKATNIIKDFLKQKSVSRFRPYDVQDLLQPLVSCQPQTTSADQEPEAGPSACQQLRQLLKEALELLQDEGIIYRKVKSQDEIYHVTAQDKDLLIAVKDIIREDSKREKYAEKGCHILHILSAVRQRHSLNVSKAALELVLRSLECNSDIVSTSEHHYTVF, from the exons ATGCAGGCGGCCACGATGGATCCATCAGAAGAACCACCCTCCGTGCTGTGGGGACTGGACCCGGTCTTTTCTGCCTTCGCCAGATTGTATGTCAGAGACATCCTGCAGATGACAGAATCCACCCAGGTGCCAG GTATTTACTTCTACAATTCACATCCAATCTACAAAGTCGATGCACTTGGGACAGTAGTatacaagagagaaagagaagactTCTTCTGTTATGGAG TGGATGATGGTACTGGTGTTATAAACTGCCTGTGCTGGAAAAGTAACTTgtttagagaggaggaggatgatccTGGTAAAT CTGGGGGAAAGCATAGTGATGTGTCTCCGGGAAGCTTCAACCCAGTCACTGAACTGAAGAAGCTAAGAGAGGCCCAGCAGAAGAACTGCCGCCTGGAGATTGGAGAGCTGCTCCGAGTTAGAGGCCCAGTCAAGACATCAAGGCATCAGAGAGAAATCATGGCCTCCACCTACT ATAAGGTGGATGACCCGGTGATGGCGGTCCAGATAGCATGGATGATGGAGATTCCTCAGCTCTATAGACAGTGCTATGACAAACCACCTCAGCTGCAACATAAAGCAGAAAG tgatACTAGTTCCCTTAGCAAGGCAACAAATATCATCAAGGATTTCCTTAAGCAGAAGTCAGTGAGCAGGTTCAGACCCTATGATGTTCAGGACCTCCTGCAGCCTCTTGTCTCCTGCCAGCCTCAAACAACATCTGCTGACCAG GAGCCTGAGGCAGGTCCGTCTGCCTGCCAGCAGCTACGCCAGCTTCTGAAGGAAGCCCTGGAACTTTTACAGGATGAGGGTATCATATACCGCAAGGTCAAGTCTCAGGATGAAATCTATCAT GTGACTGCACAGGATAAAGATCTACTCATAGCTGTAAAAGACATCATCAGGGAAGActcaaagagagagaagt ATGCAGAGAAGGGTTGCCATATCCTGCACATTCTGTCTGCAGTCAGGCAGCGGCACAGCCTCAATGTGAGCAAGGCAGCACTGGAGCTGGTCCTCAGATCCCTCGAGTGCAACAGTGACATCGTCAGCACCAGTGAACACCATTACACTGTGTTTTAA